In a genomic window of Streptomyces katrae:
- a CDS encoding aminoglycoside phosphotransferase family protein produces MIEPPQAFARGTIAREGDPGAEWLARLPGIVEELLARWDCAPDGEVTHGGVGVIVPVQRRRQPAGPAVLKVSFPHPGNVHEPDAFTAWRGRGAVHLLERDDARFAMLLERARPSTLADVEDGDELVTVAGRLNHRLAVPAPPGLPRLREQAGAWEEQLRADAAELPHALPPGVLDAAVATVRELGPAQPDTLVHGDLHAGNILRADREPWLAVDPKGYAGDPAYDGGTLLKSRALTLIEADDPRKAVHRILDVFAESAELDRERVQRWAQYHAVQAALWGRRHGFRIARSGPRLDRLTRFADALAALLTERGPRPHPRP; encoded by the coding sequence ATGATCGAACCGCCGCAGGCCTTCGCCCGGGGCACCATCGCCCGCGAGGGCGACCCCGGAGCCGAATGGCTCGCCCGGCTCCCCGGGATCGTGGAGGAACTGCTCGCACGCTGGGACTGCGCCCCCGACGGCGAGGTCACCCACGGCGGCGTCGGCGTCATCGTCCCCGTGCAGCGGCGCCGGCAGCCCGCCGGCCCGGCCGTCCTCAAGGTGTCGTTCCCGCACCCGGGCAACGTCCACGAACCCGACGCCTTCACCGCCTGGCGCGGCCGCGGCGCCGTCCACCTGCTGGAACGTGACGACGCCCGGTTCGCGATGCTGCTGGAGCGGGCCCGCCCGTCGACCCTGGCGGACGTCGAGGACGGCGACGAGCTCGTCACGGTCGCCGGCCGCCTCAACCACCGCCTCGCCGTCCCCGCCCCGCCCGGCCTGCCCCGGCTGCGCGAGCAGGCCGGCGCCTGGGAGGAGCAGCTGCGCGCGGACGCCGCCGAGCTCCCGCACGCCCTGCCGCCCGGGGTGCTGGACGCCGCCGTGGCCACCGTCCGGGAACTGGGCCCCGCCCAGCCGGACACCCTCGTCCACGGCGACCTCCACGCCGGGAACATCCTGCGCGCCGACCGCGAGCCGTGGCTGGCCGTGGACCCCAAGGGCTACGCGGGCGACCCCGCGTACGACGGCGGCACCCTGCTGAAGTCGCGCGCGCTCACGCTCATCGAAGCCGACGACCCGCGCAAGGCCGTGCACCGGATCCTGGACGTGTTCGCCGAGTCCGCGGAACTCGACCGCGAGCGCGTGCAGCGCTGGGCGCAGTACCACGCCGTCCAGGCGGCGCTCTGGGGACGCCGCCACGGCTTCCGCATCGCCCGCAGCGGGCCGCGCCTGGACCGGCTCACCCGGTTCGCCGACGCCCTGGCGGCACTGCTCACCGAACGCGGCCCCCGTCCCCATCCCCGCCCCTGA
- a CDS encoding sensor histidine kinase, translated as MALPLTTLPAAGSPLRLRANALQSLCRQVFALRLVMIPLGAPLALSHTAPGGPAYLVSGAVVFTFMLSYALFRDWERCGPLLLRHRWLLAADMALGTLLLITAGPASPLGLVALGTPLLAGLVYGWRGSAVYAAVQTAVVAALGGGLVLSLLCVLSGAAGSSVRDFLVRLTEARAQLAVAEAIRGERDRLAREMHDSVSKTLHGLALTADALTRTEDPAAIRVQSALLAVAARRAVTESRALLTDLREPLPPVPLLPALHRLAGPGTTVHAPAPLPALPAPVARHLLSIASEALENARRHARATRVTVTATTTPTHLTLTVTDDGRGLPAGGTPPAAPGHYGLLGMRERAAAIGADLRLGPRPDGSRGTRIHLTLPLEGSP; from the coding sequence ATGGCGCTGCCCCTGACCACCCTCCCCGCCGCCGGCTCCCCGCTGCGCCTGCGCGCGAACGCCCTGCAGTCCTTGTGCCGCCAGGTCTTCGCCCTGCGCCTGGTGATGATCCCCCTGGGCGCCCCCCTGGCCCTGTCGCACACCGCCCCCGGCGGTCCGGCGTACCTGGTGTCCGGGGCGGTGGTGTTCACCTTCATGCTCTCGTACGCCCTCTTCCGCGACTGGGAGCGCTGCGGTCCCCTGCTCCTGCGCCACCGCTGGCTGCTCGCGGCCGACATGGCCCTGGGCACCCTCCTCCTCATCACCGCCGGCCCCGCCTCCCCGCTGGGCCTGGTGGCCCTCGGCACCCCGCTGCTGGCCGGCCTGGTCTACGGCTGGCGGGGCTCGGCCGTGTACGCGGCGGTGCAGACGGCGGTGGTGGCGGCGCTCGGCGGGGGGCTGGTCCTGTCCCTCCTGTGCGTCCTGTCGGGCGCGGCGGGCTCCTCCGTCCGCGACTTCCTGGTCCGGCTCACCGAAGCCCGGGCGCAGCTGGCGGTGGCGGAGGCGATCCGCGGCGAACGCGACCGGCTGGCCCGGGAGATGCACGACTCGGTGTCCAAGACCCTGCACGGCCTGGCCCTGACGGCCGACGCCCTGACCCGCACCGAGGACCCGGCGGCCATCCGCGTCCAGTCCGCCCTCCTGGCGGTGGCGGCCCGCCGCGCGGTGACGGAGTCCCGCGCCCTCCTCACGGACCTCCGCGAGCCCCTCCCGCCCGTCCCCCTCCTCCCGGCCCTCCACCGCCTGGCCGGCCCCGGCACGACGGTCCACGCCCCGGCCCCCCTCCCCGCGCTCCCCGCCCCCGTGGCCCGCCACCTCCTGTCCATCGCCTCGGAAGCCCTGGAGAACGCCCGCCGCCACGCGCGAGCCACCCGGGTCACCGTCACGGCGACGACCACCCCCACCCACCTCACCCTCACCGTGACCGACGACGGCCGCGGCCTCCCCGCCGGGGGCACGCCCCCCGCCGCCCCGGGCCACTACGGGCTCCTCGGCATGCGGGAACGCGCGGCGGCGATCGGCGCCGACCTCCGCCTGGGCCCCCGCCCGGACGGGAGCAGGGGGACCCGGATCCACCTGACCCTCCCGCTGGAAGGGAGCCCCTGA
- a CDS encoding alpha/beta hydrolase produces the protein MTKTKTKTAKTKTTKASNPTATLPLTDEDCLAETLAFNARFEVEAASRPARGAAPDAALLALLRRNRLAGDAPPVRLPQGRDRTVAGGVRVRTFMPGAGAGADPDGGGRARGVYLHIHGGGWSFGSADGQDERLRRIAEEARLAVVSVDYRLAPEHPFPAGPDDCEAVARWLVAHAAAEFGTDRLLIGGESAGAHLAVLTLLRLRDRHGISGAFRAAHLLYGPYDLSMTPSQRSFGPRPLLSNTESLHGSYELFSPGTDPQQRRDPQLSPLYADLTGLPPARIVVGTQDPLLDDSLFLARRWQAAGAPVQLGVVAGAMHGFTLFPLTITERELAREREFLAATTPR, from the coding sequence ATGACGAAGACGAAGACGAAGACGGCGAAGACGAAGACGACGAAGGCCTCGAATCCGACCGCGACCCTCCCCCTCACCGACGAGGACTGCCTCGCCGAGACCCTCGCCTTCAATGCGCGTTTCGAGGTCGAAGCGGCGAGCCGCCCCGCCCGCGGGGCCGCCCCGGACGCGGCCCTCCTCGCCCTCCTGCGCCGCAACCGGCTCGCGGGGGACGCGCCGCCCGTGCGGCTGCCCCAGGGGCGGGACCGTACGGTCGCGGGCGGGGTACGGGTGCGGACCTTCATGCCGGGCGCGGGCGCGGGCGCGGACCCGGACGGCGGCGGCCGGGCCCGCGGGGTGTATCTGCACATCCACGGCGGCGGCTGGTCCTTCGGCTCCGCCGACGGTCAGGACGAGCGGCTCCGGCGGATCGCTGAAGAGGCCCGGCTCGCCGTGGTGAGCGTGGACTACCGGCTCGCACCCGAACACCCCTTCCCCGCCGGGCCCGACGACTGCGAGGCCGTCGCCCGCTGGCTCGTCGCGCACGCCGCCGCCGAGTTCGGGACCGACCGCCTCCTCATCGGCGGCGAGTCCGCCGGCGCCCACCTCGCCGTCCTGACCCTGCTGCGCCTCCGCGACCGCCACGGCATCTCCGGGGCCTTCCGCGCCGCACACCTCCTCTACGGCCCCTACGACCTCTCCATGACCCCGAGCCAGCGCTCCTTCGGCCCCCGCCCGCTCCTCAGCAACACCGAATCCCTCCACGGCAGTTACGAGCTCTTCTCGCCCGGCACCGACCCGCAGCAGCGCCGCGACCCCCAGCTCTCGCCGCTCTACGCCGACCTGACCGGCCTGCCGCCCGCCCGTATCGTCGTCGGCACGCAGGACCCGCTCCTGGACGACTCCCTCTTCCTCGCCCGGCGCTGGCAGGCAGCGGGCGCGCCCGTCCAACTCGGTGTCGTGGCAGGCGCGATGCACGGGTTCACCCTCTTCCCCCTCACCATCACCGAACGGGAGCTCGCGCGCGAACGGGAGTTCCTGGCCGCCACCACACCCCGGTAG
- a CDS encoding pilus assembly protein TadG-related protein, with translation MRQPHDRGQAFPFYVVVVAGLLFAALAFFVVGQAAVTRSDAQGAADAAALAAAREARDTVLFDLDLAALKPEDWKKIADADYLKAGGACAEADAFAARNDATAQCEAAPPRFTVKVQSNRTVGDSVIPGTNSMHGTATATALVESRCHLGEVASPSPTPTASVGGGTPEPMPTATAASPVTFTCDKGGPIKFDPMKPGSLRELGRKLFSVRLVG, from the coding sequence TTGCGCCAGCCACACGATCGAGGGCAGGCCTTCCCGTTCTACGTGGTCGTGGTGGCCGGCCTGCTCTTCGCCGCGCTCGCATTCTTCGTTGTGGGGCAGGCGGCTGTGACGCGTAGCGATGCTCAAGGCGCTGCGGACGCAGCTGCCCTGGCGGCTGCGCGTGAGGCCAGGGACACGGTGCTCTTCGACCTCGATCTCGCGGCGCTGAAGCCCGAAGACTGGAAGAAGATCGCGGACGCGGATTACCTCAAGGCTGGGGGAGCCTGTGCCGAGGCTGACGCATTCGCTGCGCGCAACGACGCCACGGCCCAGTGCGAGGCGGCCCCTCCCCGGTTCACCGTCAAGGTGCAGAGCAACAGGACGGTCGGCGATTCGGTGATTCCGGGCACCAACAGCATGCACGGCACGGCAACGGCCACGGCCTTGGTCGAGTCGAGATGCCACCTCGGCGAGGTGGCCTCCCCGAGCCCCACGCCCACCGCATCTGTGGGGGGAGGTACACCAGAGCCCATGCCGACCGCTACGGCGGCCTCCCCGGTCACATTCACCTGCGACAAGGGTGGCCCGATCAAGTTTGATCCGATGAAACCGGGATCTCTCCGGGAACTGGGCAGGAAGCTCTTCAGCGTGCGTCTCGTCGGCTGA
- a CDS encoding DUF5936 domain-containing protein, whose amino-acid sequence MPLLLAAVTGLAVFGILHGIRLYRADVELPTDLALALEVGSSRTTAVGSVVDRLGIRWAPLVLRLMGPTRVARKRAQIDRAGNPAGLTIDRYAARRAVYGFLGGLGAFAMLLNGQLVVALLMVAFGLFWIEAGLWSAIRVRRDDIERTLPDFLDVLAVVVSAGLGFRQALERVAAKYEGPWADEVRITLQQMDMGVSRRQAFDELRRRNDSEQVAQFVTALQQGEELGSPIVDTLIAIAEDMRRTDAQNARRRAARAVPKATFAVTMFMLPGTLILLVCGFVYGANVDFGALLGGG is encoded by the coding sequence CTGCCCCTCCTCCTGGCCGCCGTGACGGGCCTCGCGGTCTTCGGCATCCTCCACGGCATCCGCCTCTACCGCGCCGACGTGGAACTCCCCACCGACCTCGCCCTCGCCCTGGAGGTCGGCTCCTCCCGCACGACGGCCGTCGGCTCGGTGGTCGACCGCCTCGGCATCCGCTGGGCACCCCTCGTCCTGCGCCTGATGGGCCCCACGCGGGTGGCGCGCAAACGCGCCCAGATCGACCGGGCCGGCAATCCGGCCGGCCTGACCATCGACCGGTACGCGGCCCGGCGCGCGGTCTACGGCTTCCTCGGCGGCCTCGGCGCCTTCGCCATGCTCCTCAACGGCCAGCTGGTCGTCGCCCTCCTGATGGTCGCGTTCGGACTGTTCTGGATCGAGGCGGGCCTGTGGTCGGCGATCCGGGTCCGCCGCGACGACATCGAGCGCACCCTCCCCGACTTCCTCGACGTCCTCGCGGTCGTCGTCAGCGCCGGACTCGGCTTCCGGCAGGCGCTGGAACGGGTGGCGGCCAAGTACGAGGGCCCCTGGGCGGACGAGGTCCGCATCACCCTCCAGCAGATGGACATGGGCGTCAGCCGCCGCCAGGCCTTCGACGAACTGCGCCGCCGCAACGACAGCGAGCAGGTCGCCCAGTTCGTCACCGCCCTCCAGCAGGGCGAGGAACTCGGCTCCCCGATCGTGGACACCCTCATCGCCATCGCCGAGGACATGCGCCGCACGGACGCCCAGAACGCCCGCCGCCGGGCCGCCCGCGCCGTCCCCAAGGCCACCTTCGCGGTCACCATGTTCATGCTCCCGGGGACCCTGATCCTCCTGGTCTGCGGGTTCGTCTACGGAGCGAACGTCGACTTCGGCGCCCTGCTGGGCGGTGGCTGA
- a CDS encoding helix-turn-helix domain-containing protein, with product MPTRATPTVRQQRLGAELRKMRMAADATTDYAGGLLGLDRTKVSNMEAGVRATSPERVRILASNYECPDDAYVEALAEMAGNRTRGWWEQYRGTLPHGLLDVAELEWHATRLRTMQTVHLPGLLQLSGYARAVFASAIPALPTSEIELRITQRMQRQRVLEREAPVQYTAYVHELALRMQFGGRRTTREQLEHLCAMSEREHIALHVLPVEVGEFPGAGHAVMYAHGPVPQLDTVQLDSAHGPEFTHAPAQLAKYDAHMNWMAERTLDAQGSRDLIHAIAREL from the coding sequence ATGCCAACCAGAGCGACGCCCACCGTTCGACAGCAGCGTCTCGGCGCCGAACTGCGCAAGATGCGGATGGCTGCGGACGCGACGACCGATTACGCCGGCGGCCTGCTGGGCCTGGACCGGACGAAGGTCTCCAACATGGAGGCTGGAGTCCGAGCGACGTCACCCGAGCGCGTCCGCATACTGGCCAGCAACTACGAGTGCCCGGACGACGCTTACGTCGAGGCGCTGGCAGAAATGGCCGGGAACCGGACCCGCGGCTGGTGGGAACAGTACCGGGGGACATTGCCACACGGGCTGCTGGACGTTGCCGAACTCGAATGGCACGCGACGCGCCTGCGGACCATGCAGACCGTGCACCTGCCCGGACTGCTCCAGCTGAGCGGCTACGCCCGCGCGGTGTTCGCCTCGGCGATCCCAGCCCTCCCCACGTCCGAGATCGAACTCCGGATCACGCAACGCATGCAGCGTCAGCGGGTGCTGGAGCGGGAAGCGCCGGTGCAGTACACGGCGTACGTGCACGAACTGGCACTGCGCATGCAGTTCGGCGGGCGCCGCACGACGCGTGAACAGCTTGAGCACCTGTGCGCCATGTCCGAGCGGGAGCACATCGCCCTGCACGTACTCCCCGTCGAAGTCGGGGAGTTCCCTGGGGCAGGCCACGCAGTGATGTACGCGCACGGGCCGGTCCCCCAGTTGGACACCGTCCAGCTCGACTCGGCGCACGGACCGGAATTCACTCACGCCCCTGCGCAACTCGCCAAATACGACGCGCACATGAACTGGATGGCCGAGCGTACGCTCGATGCTCAAGGCTCCAGGGACCTCATCCATGCCATCGCCCGCGAACTCTGA
- a CDS encoding OmpA family protein — MTHIAGRHRVAAAVAVAGLVAAGAQLLGVTVARADDVKPSVPPGTEPSANAPLPIDAKSPGLKLPQGGTLAPPKILDLVEVVEDLGGEQRRQETNQNVMMALQSEVLFPENSAVFNAQAAARIQAIAQEINTQKATRIRVFGFTDDQGSYEHGKELSKQRADAVQAELAKTVTNPGVTYDVRGYSEDYPIADNSTEEGRKKNRRVEITFPRGAAG; from the coding sequence ATGACCCATATCGCCGGCCGGCACCGTGTGGCGGCGGCTGTTGCAGTCGCCGGACTTGTTGCAGCAGGTGCCCAGCTCCTGGGGGTTACCGTCGCGCGTGCCGACGACGTCAAACCATCGGTCCCGCCGGGCACGGAGCCGTCCGCGAATGCTCCTCTGCCCATCGATGCCAAGTCGCCCGGGTTGAAGCTTCCACAGGGGGGGACCCTCGCACCGCCCAAGATCCTGGATCTGGTGGAGGTCGTCGAAGACCTCGGCGGCGAGCAGCGCCGGCAGGAGACCAACCAGAACGTCATGATGGCCCTCCAGTCCGAGGTCCTCTTCCCCGAGAACAGCGCCGTCTTCAACGCCCAGGCCGCCGCCCGCATCCAGGCCATCGCGCAGGAGATCAACACCCAGAAAGCCACCCGCATCCGGGTCTTCGGCTTCACCGACGACCAGGGCAGCTACGAACACGGCAAGGAACTCTCCAAGCAGCGCGCCGACGCCGTCCAGGCGGAACTCGCCAAGACCGTCACCAACCCCGGCGTCACCTACGACGTCCGCGGCTACAGCGAGGACTACCCGATCGCCGACAACAGCACCGAGGAAGGCCGCAAGAAGAACCGCCGCGTCGAGATCACCTTCCCCCGCGGCGCAGCCGGATAA
- a CDS encoding DUF6571 family protein, with protein MLTYHQVLTTDLTQLTTAADKWDAMAEELKKVEGRYGDSVQKITMGPDWLGASALVAHDSFTGTRYEYSAAQIQAKAIAGLLRDAHEQFTDLRNRVESARDKAVQAGMTVSEGGQVAFDFSRLTPAERSAYHHDPDGEASIRKAVTEWQQRIDDGVKAVSEADQGVKIALDAVVVDSNKDAFGGDQTSHGFNADAQGDIEVYEARNAQSIATRINSGGNVSAAEYAELDRSFRDNAKSQEFSQTFLNGMGAENTLKLANKLNDHAYGDDKGNKQRYLDVEKGLANSLSNAMQDPRSAFYQDFRTQLKHTGAQQFDLKQIGDSPQIGTGHGQKVRGYQSLVTLMQNGDGYSAPFMRDLADDIRTAEDKKRGGNPDVWDLTSDFSGRNKGWFANDPLDGLLGIMSKDPAAAASYLDPGPDGKNDNLPYLLKDRDWNHVDTTTWTGNIERTGSDTFDKDVRAGLGLALEAATTGHPAASPGTELGRHSEAEARIMHDTVNLLDYGDANGKDDKGHLKGQADNVLKSAEYANLRGPLARALSSYSPDIVDIIAGDGPGGLVGAHDARADGDHSQIQNSRSSLLRVLRGASEDPENYFLLHESERRYMAEQITTENLSDPEAVKNRAAKIGEVNGAINAIGGDVHLSERDLKVSTSTDQRVYGYHVIGGAVTGLPVVGDLAQRVVDGCWNEWLKGVTAEEGLLARERISSGNDSAQQDLNQFFKSWGDKTQQPNTMVEAAQREARQSYTSGRESAYDALRDRK; from the coding sequence GTGCTGACGTACCACCAGGTGCTGACGACCGACCTGACCCAGCTGACCACAGCCGCCGACAAATGGGACGCCATGGCGGAGGAGCTGAAGAAGGTCGAGGGCCGCTACGGCGACAGCGTCCAGAAGATCACCATGGGCCCCGACTGGCTCGGCGCCAGCGCCCTCGTCGCCCACGACAGCTTCACCGGTACCCGCTACGAATACTCCGCCGCGCAGATCCAGGCCAAGGCGATCGCCGGCCTGTTGCGCGACGCCCACGAGCAGTTCACCGACCTGAGGAACAGGGTCGAGAGCGCCCGGGACAAGGCGGTCCAGGCAGGCATGACCGTCTCGGAGGGGGGCCAGGTCGCCTTCGACTTCTCCAGGCTCACCCCCGCCGAGCGCAGCGCCTACCACCACGACCCGGACGGCGAGGCCTCCATACGCAAGGCCGTCACCGAATGGCAGCAGCGCATCGACGACGGGGTGAAGGCCGTCTCGGAGGCCGACCAGGGCGTCAAGATCGCCCTCGACGCGGTGGTGGTCGACAGCAACAAGGACGCTTTCGGCGGCGACCAGACCTCCCACGGCTTCAACGCCGACGCCCAAGGGGACATCGAGGTCTACGAGGCCCGCAACGCCCAGTCCATCGCCACCCGCATCAACAGCGGCGGGAACGTTTCCGCGGCCGAGTACGCCGAGCTGGACCGTTCCTTCCGCGACAACGCCAAGAGCCAGGAGTTCAGCCAGACCTTCCTCAACGGAATGGGCGCGGAGAACACCCTGAAGCTCGCGAACAAGCTGAACGACCACGCGTACGGCGACGACAAGGGCAACAAGCAGCGCTACCTGGACGTGGAGAAGGGCCTCGCGAACTCCCTGTCGAACGCGATGCAGGACCCCAGGTCCGCGTTCTACCAGGACTTCAGGACGCAGCTGAAGCACACCGGTGCGCAGCAGTTCGATCTGAAGCAGATCGGCGACAGCCCTCAGATCGGCACAGGCCACGGGCAGAAGGTTCGCGGCTACCAGAGCCTGGTCACCCTCATGCAAAACGGTGATGGCTACTCGGCACCGTTCATGCGCGATCTGGCCGACGACATCCGCACGGCCGAGGACAAGAAGCGCGGCGGCAACCCGGACGTCTGGGATCTGACGAGTGACTTCAGCGGCAGGAACAAGGGTTGGTTCGCCAATGACCCGCTCGACGGGCTGCTCGGCATCATGTCCAAGGACCCGGCGGCCGCCGCCTCCTATCTCGACCCGGGACCGGACGGAAAGAACGACAATCTCCCCTACCTGCTGAAGGACCGCGACTGGAACCACGTCGACACCACGACCTGGACGGGCAACATCGAGCGCACGGGCAGCGACACCTTCGACAAGGACGTCCGCGCGGGGCTGGGACTCGCCCTGGAAGCGGCCACGACGGGCCATCCCGCCGCTTCTCCCGGCACCGAGCTCGGCCGGCACTCCGAGGCCGAGGCCCGGATCATGCACGACACGGTCAACCTGCTCGACTACGGCGACGCCAACGGAAAGGACGACAAAGGCCACTTGAAGGGCCAGGCCGACAATGTCCTGAAGAGCGCCGAGTACGCGAACCTACGCGGCCCGCTCGCCCGCGCCCTGTCCTCGTACTCCCCCGACATCGTGGACATCATCGCGGGCGACGGGCCCGGCGGCCTGGTCGGCGCACACGACGCACGCGCGGACGGTGACCACTCCCAGATCCAGAACAGCAGGAGCAGCCTCCTCCGCGTCCTGCGCGGCGCGTCCGAGGATCCGGAGAACTACTTCCTCCTGCACGAGTCCGAGCGGCGCTACATGGCGGAGCAGATCACCACGGAGAACCTGTCCGACCCCGAGGCGGTCAAGAACCGCGCGGCGAAGATCGGTGAGGTCAACGGCGCGATCAATGCGATCGGCGGCGATGTCCACCTGAGCGAACGCGACCTGAAGGTGAGCACCAGCACCGACCAGCGCGTGTACGGGTACCACGTCATCGGCGGAGCCGTCACCGGCCTTCCGGTCGTCGGTGACCTGGCCCAACGCGTCGTCGACGGATGCTGGAACGAATGGCTCAAGGGAGTCACTGCCGAGGAGGGCCTGCTCGCCCGCGAACGGATCAGCTCCGGGAACGACAGCGCCCAGCAGGACCTCAACCAGTTCTTCAAGAGCTGGGGCGACAAGACCCAGCAGCCGAACACCATGGTCGAGGCCGCTCAGCGGGAAGCCCGGCAGAGCTACACCAGCGGCCGGGAGAGCGCCTACGACGCCCTGCGAGACCGAAAGTGA
- a CDS encoding DUF6232 family protein: MIRVSGRMLRVGTAAIPLHNITWVDAFRLKPRRGAIFLRTLMWTAGTVALLVYGSAAYAGGGDLRTMGFETTLPVLVLGTLVIAAFRALFAPARPVLAIEMAGGSAVVVTLPNMEELRKIAGQVVYAINHPEAEFTAIVNQFNSSNTNHFGPVVNMNGGSGNTGIRL, from the coding sequence GTGATCCGGGTCAGCGGCCGGATGCTGCGGGTGGGCACGGCGGCCATCCCGCTGCACAACATCACCTGGGTCGACGCCTTCCGGCTCAAGCCCAGGCGGGGCGCGATCTTCCTCCGCACGCTGATGTGGACGGCCGGCACCGTCGCCCTCCTGGTCTACGGCAGCGCCGCATACGCCGGCGGGGGCGACCTGCGCACGATGGGGTTCGAAACCACCCTGCCGGTGCTCGTCCTGGGCACCCTCGTCATCGCCGCCTTCCGGGCCCTGTTCGCCCCCGCCAGGCCGGTACTGGCCATCGAGATGGCCGGCGGCTCCGCGGTGGTCGTGACCCTGCCGAACATGGAAGAGCTGCGGAAGATCGCCGGGCAGGTCGTGTACGCCATCAACCACCCGGAGGCCGAATTCACCGCGATCGTCAACCAGTTCAACAGCAGCAACACGAACCACTTCGGCCCCGTCGTCAACATGAACGGCGGCAGCGGGAACACGGGGATCAGGCTGTGA
- a CDS encoding response regulator yields MPGLRVLIADDNPVVRAGLAALLAAADGIEVAAEAADGREALSLTRRHAPDLILLDVRMPGVDGISALPHLVRLAPVLMLTYSREPEIVRESLLLGAGGYLVHGEFTPEDLVRAVHDVREGRPHFTPTAADTLLASLRTSSQPQRTVAQSPERLHNSVLFGLSSREVEIMDLIASGMSNQQIAAACFISEKTVKNHINRIFAKLQSTSRSEAIAHWLGTARPGVSGRG; encoded by the coding sequence ATGCCCGGCCTCCGCGTCCTGATCGCCGACGACAACCCGGTCGTACGGGCCGGCCTGGCCGCGCTGCTGGCGGCGGCGGACGGCATCGAGGTGGCCGCCGAGGCCGCCGACGGCCGCGAGGCCCTGAGCCTGACCCGCCGCCACGCCCCCGACCTGATCCTCCTCGACGTCCGCATGCCGGGCGTGGACGGCATCTCGGCCCTGCCGCACCTGGTGCGGCTGGCGCCGGTGCTGATGCTCACGTACAGCCGGGAGCCGGAAATCGTCCGGGAATCGCTCCTGCTGGGCGCGGGCGGCTACCTGGTCCACGGCGAGTTCACGCCGGAGGACCTGGTGAGAGCGGTCCACGACGTCCGCGAGGGCCGCCCCCACTTCACGCCAACGGCGGCGGACACCCTCCTCGCGAGCCTCCGCACCTCTTCGCAACCGCAACGAACTGTGGCACAGTCTCCAGAGAGGCTGCACAACTCCGTTCTCTTCGGCTTGAGTTCGAGGGAGGTGGAGATCATGGACTTGATCGCGTCCGGGATGAGCAACCAGCAGATCGCGGCGGCGTGCTTCATCAGCGAGAAGACGGTGAAGAACCACATCAACCGCATCTTCGCCAAGCTCCAGAGCACGAGCCGCAGCGAAGCGATAGCCCACTGGCTGGGAACCGCCCGCCCGGGGGTGAGTGGACGTGGGTAG
- a CDS encoding helix-turn-helix transcriptional regulator, with amino-acid sequence MDRTTRLYALVEELRAAAPRPRPVAALAARFEVSTRTVQRDLQALMDSGVPVRTTLGRGGGWTVDPAMTLPPVHFTADEAAALAAALATAGTPYAAAARAAYQKLLASMTGPAAAAAETLAARIVALPSRTRRTVRDAVERALTDGTALRLSYADATGRASERAVEPAGLLTAGGHWYLIAWCRTRRAGRGFRLDRITEATPTDEPARPHDLTTLLRGSAAATATPPAALDGSPRASGSVR; translated from the coding sequence ATGGACCGCACCACCCGCCTCTACGCCCTGGTGGAGGAGCTGCGCGCCGCGGCGCCCCGCCCCCGTCCGGTCGCCGCCCTCGCCGCCCGGTTCGAGGTCAGTACGCGGACGGTGCAGCGCGACCTCCAGGCACTGATGGACTCCGGCGTCCCCGTCCGCACCACCCTCGGGCGGGGCGGCGGCTGGACGGTCGACCCGGCGATGACCCTGCCCCCCGTCCACTTCACCGCCGACGAGGCCGCGGCCCTGGCCGCCGCGCTCGCCACCGCGGGAACCCCCTACGCGGCCGCCGCCCGTGCGGCGTACCAGAAGCTCCTCGCCTCGATGACCGGCCCCGCCGCCGCGGCGGCCGAAACCCTCGCCGCCCGGATCGTCGCCCTCCCGTCCCGGACGCGGCGGACGGTCCGCGACGCGGTGGAACGGGCCCTCACCGACGGCACCGCCCTACGGCTCTCGTACGCCGACGCGACCGGCCGCGCCAGCGAACGCGCCGTGGAACCGGCCGGCCTGCTCACCGCCGGGGGCCACTGGTACCTCATCGCCTGGTGCCGCACCCGCCGGGCGGGCCGCGGCTTCCGCCTGGACCGCATCACGGAAGCCACCCCGACCGACGAACCGGCCCGCCCCCACGACCTGACCACCCTCCTCCGCGGCTCGGCGGCCGCCACCGCGACCCCGCCGGCCGCGCTGGACGGGAGTCCGCGCGCCTCTGGTTCCGTGAGATGA